Proteins from a single region of Mytilus trossulus isolate FHL-02 chromosome 2, PNRI_Mtr1.1.1.hap1, whole genome shotgun sequence:
- the LOC134707615 gene encoding pappalysin-1-like encodes MDIARNNFFQYICIGIIIYMSNETNCSRSIKETILKNIYHKEAVVKEIENFRKKSNTVCTKPKRKGDKIHHLIRHPRDTTSVYDQIGTQSAVYFSGKEILKLKAFYSKIPSGSFTLSLLLNPEGGQHDPVTILELVDICNGKQTHNWLKIGIASNPEILNSGQKYYVTLKTERSKHSSTIYTDTNFKPEEWTAIDVTYDKHVLKLYRDGALVSVDRHQHGAVFQKVSQNCKTILIGGDEPSKTFYRGSFKDLFFWNYAKNHSELGHSNGKDDRLFISDSFTDLKKWRSLFKTPPQIIQRVALSSSSQILIQAPPCGETVCDDPVLFKSYRENPNLRHIKEINYKVYNIMNDDGSQPQITRKQLQKQHLAIIDAFSPHNITFKQDVKNIKNTFLRQTTVLYTCDSISIGDNVCDDDCFHAKTGYDGGDCDDLLPAVAECNMISITDGHCDPECNKFMWEWDGGDCCTPGSDFCFNPESQHRGYLSKEEFQEMVGEDSSSQLNIYLASTINTDIAGLSTYPWDKHVYGINGGVIVPPESFGASGKMKGLIHEIGHVLGLWHVHHGISEMDCDDPCVETHASLELGDLCSDTEPTPDNKQCHDPDGSIKSTCGLQSFKNTPFNNYMSYADDSCINSFTSDQSARMHCYLDLVYKPWRTEKKPTPVPLPPKIARSTNVSVTISWISPLGSNHAFPKTICDVCKPGGRAAQYAHNATASHPESFLYLSQPMQAAGPPDSETCTASDKAWMMPDRYTCQKMECYIELEFNFQFIPDKLRIWVPYTGSVDDFILTGMGDPIKFIEITTDDLTVIPLDSFPASCDNALSIRLNVRRPVIKVRIYVQHPYTAIDAAELSTSTPASECALCRQQKYRIIRSPEITGSQLIQTSKTEFTDRDIQVNTTYTYSILVVTGNHESVPSPSVDFIIGQSFCGDGHVNPGEKCDDGNTIDGDGCDIDCKEEEFFKCTGEPSHCFIHDGDGICEDFEQPYSVTDCGYYTPPGFEDQWAKTAVANPEFQDDTCPESLIIGIPSRNQKCVSNTVPDEYWSPCNNYGKDDTYWIEIYFGKPKVATEIIIHFGSDGLDDLNRKQLIRIELITNENITKTITPEHHSISCKHNPMHVPIIHDLTQQFFLTIGVRIKFSSPRISIAGARLRSSKFLDPVTIASCDSMELFDPSVGRCFNRSCNRPVCGTPRVKHGVPMCNGKREGSVCTVKCNQGYELEGRVTELICVNGTWQSYTSLSCVPVDCGEPYIPYASISCPDGFQYGDKCNFNCKAPSRLQGDVSTIQCDSEGTWSLPNSFCQIHCKAPSVTDDARLMTKACKRGYHGLGKVCKFKCEKEFHVVGKSNFRKIYKLECDEDGMWKGESCVPITCPSPDIVFKGLYSCIDLFNVGSTCTIICPDNPVKQAINCGMDGTWDNSFSICKSSLTGSCPAVVDSTKVRFNCHGNKVGDQCGVDCFLPEAVAIVNGHSNKVRGRLASITDSNKDKGPVRQITCSVLLEWTPDPETITCKAECSKSSIADGLCQADYNTEECAWDGGDCCKSTVFDGFVLSIPSTCGKPCSCLDPNAAENRTYKHNIKASKKKSRSRLITLSRYAWKHSFPRKSL; translated from the exons ATGGACATTGCACGGAATaacttttttcaatacatatgtattggaattattatatatatgtccaaTGAGACAAATTGTTCAAGAAGTATCAAGGAAACtattctaaaaaatatatatcacaaggAAGCTGTTGTCAAAGAAATTgagaattttagaaaaaagtcaAATACGGTGTGTACCAAACCAAAAAGAAAAGGCGATAAAATTCATCATCTTATTCGACATCCAAGAGATACAACAAGTGTTTATGATCAAATTGGCACCCAGAGCGCTGTGTATTTTTCTGGAAAAGAAATTCTGAAGTTAAAAGCATTTTATTCTAAAATTCCGAGTGGCAGTTTTACATTAAGTTTATTGTTAAATCCCGAGGGAGGACAACATGACCCAGTCACCATACTAG agcTTGTAGATATTTGTAATggaaaacaaacacacaactGGTTGAAAATTGGAATTGCTAGTAATCCCGAAATTCTGAACTCTGGACAGAAATATTATGTTACTTTGAAGACAGAAAGGAGTAAACATTCATCTACTATTTATACAGATACTAACTTCAAACCGGAAGAATGGACCGCCATTGATGTAACCTATGACAAACATGTACTTAAGCTGTACAGGGACGGTGCATTAGTGTCTGTGGATAGACATCAGCATGGAGCGGTTTTCCAAAAGGTTTCACaaaactgtaaaacaattctGATTGGAGGGGATGAACCTTCAAAAACCTTTTACCGAGGAtcatttaaagatttatttttctgGAACTATGCTAAAAATCATTCGGAATTAGGACATTCAAATGGCAAAGATGACCGGCTTTTTATATCTGATAGTTTTACAGATCTAAAGAAATGGAGGTCGTTGTTCAAAACACCACCGCAAATTATTCAAAGGGTTGCATTATCATCATCGAGTCAAATTTTAATCCAAGCACCACCTTGTGGCGAAACAGTGTGCGAtgatccagttttatttaaatcatacaGAGAAAATCCAAACTTAAggcatattaaagaaattaattataaagtttataatatAATGAACGATGATGGTTCCCAGCCACAAATTACTAGAAAGCAGTTACAAAAGCAACATTTAGCAATTATAGATGCATTCTCACCGCATAATATAACATTCAAGCAAGAcgttaaaaatattaaaaacacatttctCAGACAGACTACAGTGCTTTACACGTGTGATTCAATATCTATTGGTGATAATGTTTGCGACGATGATTGTTTTCATGCCAAAACCGGATATGATGGCGGTGATTGTGATGATCTACTTCCGGCAGTAGCAGAATGCAATATGATATCTATTACAGATGGCCATTGTGATCCAGAATGTAACAAATTTATGTGGGAATGGGATGGTGGAGATTGCTGCACACCTGGTTcggatttttgttttaatcctGAATCGCAGCATCG AGGTTACCTGAGCAAGGAAGAATTTCAAGAAATGGTCGGCGAGGATAGTTCTAGCCAACTTAACATTTATCTGGCCTCGACAATTAACACTGATATTGCAGGTCTGTCCACATACCCTTGGGACAAACACGTGTATGGCATAAACG GTGGTGTGATTGTACCTCCTGAATCGTTTGGAGCATCGGGTAAAATGAAAGGTTTGATACATGAGATAGGACACGTCCTTGGCTTGTGGCACGTGCACCATGGTATATCAGAAATGGATTGTGACGATCCTTGTGTAGAGACACATGCGTCTTTGGAACTTGGAGATCTTTGTTCCGACACTGAGCCTACACCAGATAATAAACAATGCCATGATCCAGATGGTAGTATAAAATCAACATGTGGTCTTCAAAGCTTCAAAAACACTCCTTTTAATAACTACATGAGCTATGCTG ATGATAGCTGTATAAATAGTTTCACATCCGACCAGAGTGCACGAATGCACTGTTACCTTGACCTTGTATACAAACCATGGAGGACAGAAAAGAAACCAACACCAGTACCGTTGCCACCAAAA ATCGCAAGATCTACCAATGTAAGTGTTACCATCAGCTGGATATCTCCACTTGGCTCTAATCATGCATTTCCGAAAACTATATGCGACGTTTGTAAACCTGGTGGAAGAGCTGCGCAGTATGCCCATAATGCTACAGCATCACATCCGGAGAGTTTTCTGTACTTATCCCAACCAATGCAAGCTGCAG GTCCACCAGATTCTGAGACTTGTACAGCCAGTGACAAGGCTTGGATGATGCCGGACAGATATACCTGCCAGAAAATGGAGTGTTATATAGAACTTGAGTTTAACTTCCAATTCATACCTGACAA ATTGAGGATATGGGTACCTTATACTGGATCCGTTGATGACTTCATTTTGACAGGAATGGGTGATCcaatcaaatttatagaaatcacAACAGACGATCTTACAGTGATTCCATTGGATAGTTTTCCTGCTTCATGTGATAATGCGTTGTCCATAAGACTGAATGTGAGAAGACCCGTCATAAAG GTACGAATTTATGTGCAGCATCCATACACAGCTATAGATGCAGCAGAATTATCAACGAGTACGCCCGCATCAGAATGTGCGTTATGTAGACAGCAAAAGTACAGGATAATCAGATCTCCGGAAATTACTGGGAGCCAGTTAATTCAGACCAGTAAAACAGAATTCACAGACAG GGACATTCAAGTAAACACTACATATACATACAGTATACTTGTAGTGACCGGAAACCATGAAAGTGTACCATCACCGTCTGTAGACTTTATTATCGGTCAGTCTTTCTGTGGAGACGGGCATGTTAACCC TGGTGAAAAGTGTGATGATGGTAACACAATAGATGGTGATGGGTGTGATATTGATTGCAAAGAAGAAGAATTCTTTAAATGCACAG GAGAACCTAGTCATTGTTTTATTCATGATGGTGATGGTATTTGTGAAGATTTTGAGCAGCCATACAGCGTAACAGACTGCGGATATTATACCCCTCCAGGTTTTGAAGACCAGTGGGCCAAAACAGCAGTTGCAAATCCAGAATTCCAGGATGATACCTGTCCAGAGTCGCTTATCATAGGAATTCCTTCCAGGAACCAG AAATGTGTTAGCAATACTGTTCCTGACGAATACTGGAGTCCATGTAACAATTATGGAAAGGATGATACTTATTGGATAGAG ATCTATTTTGGAAAACCTAAGGTGGCAACAGAAATAATTATACACTTCGGATCAGACGGATTGGATGATCTGAATAGAAAACAGTTGATAAGGATCGAACTGATAACCAATGAAAACATAACCAAGACTATAACTCCGGAACACCATTCTATCTCATGTAAACACAACCCGATGCATGTGCCAATCATTCATGACTTGACACAGCAATTCTTCCTTACTATAG GAGTGAGGATAAAGTTTTCCTCACCAAGGATCAGCATAGCAGGTGCTCGTTTGAGGTCTTCTAAATTCTTAGACCCAGTGACGATCGCATCCTGTGACTCTATGGAATTATTTGATCCTTCTGTAGGAAGATGTTTCAATAGATCATGTAACAGACCAGTTTGTGGGACTCCGCGTGTAAAGCATGGTGTTCCAATGTGTAATGGGAAAAGAGAGGGAAGCGTATGTACAGTCAAATGCAATCAGGG GTACGAATTGGAAGGTCGTGTTACTGAATTGATTTGTGTTAACGGAACATGGCAGAGTTACACTTCTTTATCGTGTGTTCCAGTTGACTGTGGCGAGCCGTACATTCCGTATGCAAGTATATCATGTCCAGATGGATTTCAATATGGAGATAAATGCAACTTCAACTGTAAAGCACCGTCCAGATTACAGG GTGATGTCTCAACAATACAATGTGATTCCGAAGGAACCTGGTCCTTACCAAATTCATTTTGTCAGATACACTGTAAAGCACCGTCAGTCACTGATGATGCCAGACTAATGACTAAGGCATGCAAAAGAGGATATCATGGACTTGGAAAAGTCTGCAAGTTCAAATGTGAAAAAGAATTCCATGTAGTAGGAAAGAGCAATTTCAG aaaaatatataaacttgaATGCGATGAGGATGGAATGTGGAAAGGTGAAAGTTGTGTACCAATTACATGTCCATCACCAGATATAGTGTTCAAAGGCTTATATAGCTGTATAGATCTGTTCAATGTTGGcagtacatgtacaattatatGTCCAGATAACCcc GTAAAACAAGCGATTAATTGTGGAATGGACGGTACCTGGGACAACAGTTTTAGTATTTGTAAATCTTCCCTAACAGGATCCTGTCCAGCTGTTGTTGATAGTACAAAGGTCAGGTTCAACTGTCATGGTAATAAAGTAG GCGATCAATGTGGTGTAGACTGCTTCTTACCAGAAGCTGTTGCAATAGTAAATGGTCATTCAAATAAAGTGAGAGGTAGACTTGCAAGTATTACCGACAGTAATAAAGACAAAGGTCCAGTACGACAAATTACATGTTCAGTGTTACTAGAGTGGACACCAGACCCAGAAACTATAACGTGCAAAGCAGAATGTAGTAAG tccaGTATAGCAGATGGGTTATGTCAGGCTGATTACAATACAGAGGAATGCGCATGGGACGGCGGAGACTGTTGCAAATCAACAGTATTTGACGGATTTGTTTTGTCTATTCCATCTACTTGTGGTAAACCCTGTAGCTGTCTTGATCCAAATGCTGCTGAAAACAGAACATACAAACACAACATAAAGGCTAGCAAGAAGAAATCTAGGAGTAGACTGATAACACTCAGTCGATATGCATGGAAACATTCGTTTCCTAGAAAAAGTCTATAA